The following are from one region of the Ptychodera flava strain L36383 chromosome 15, AS_Pfla_20210202, whole genome shotgun sequence genome:
- the LOC139152072 gene encoding protein phosphatase 1 regulatory subunit 7-like, translating into MSAKTLRQFSSGRPKPPSRSVSSSHYQRKTPPIRNHQVRSATNGRSATKSKRDSTVENDDSDTEQSVVMIDVPSAGDTSQETASNRITSEINPQMILQHSGENTYDRIYEVDLHASKIAQINNLTKFAKVRILDLSCNYIKNIENLNLNTDLRELKLYGNQITEIKNLEGCKEMCNLLLQHNKIRSIGKGLSNLRKLKMLRLDNNQICKVESRELAVCGQLTFLDISNNRIDNLVSLNCLQCLEELYASENRLQRVTDLSRCKKLQEVDLSNNKLTDISGLKGLPNITTLNLSNNCLSNESVKAVGKLKSLEDLNIAHNQIELLEPFISAMPSLQTLNVISNRIKHWKEICCLSKMATLVELFVSSNPFAAEGGEKQSYHHELHQLLPRLEILDGALMKRLQQKSAPVMRPMSVSTVVSSRQVENQIRSTVQEMLTFESSLASRFDNVRMSVNSLPAELPKKSVMTSFDGVPIPGTSDGRPATSKCSVRSRIRDAQDFASQNF; encoded by the exons AAATCATCAGGTCAGAAGTGCTACCAATGGAAGAAGTGCAACCAAATCCAAACGTGACAGTACTGTTGAGAATGATGACAGTGACACTGAACAAAGTGTAGTGATGATAGACGTTCCATCAGCTGGGGATACAAGTCAAGAGACAGCATCAAACAGGATAACTTCTGAAATCAATCCTCAAATGATT TTGCAACACTCTGGAGAAAATACTTATGATAGAATCTATGAGGTAGATTTACATGCATCCAAAATAGCACAAATAAATAACCTTACTAAG TTTGCCAAAGTGAGGATATTGGATTTGTCTTGTAATTACATCAAGAACATTGAAAACCTGAACTTGAATAC AGATCTGCGGGAGCTGAAACTGTATGGTAATCAAattactgaaataaaaaatcttgAAGG GTGCAAAGAAATGTGTAATCTTTTATTGCAACACAACAAGATTAGATCAATAG GGAAAGGTCTTTCAAATCTAAGGAAATTGAAGATGTTGAGGCTTGATAATAATCAGATATGTAAAGTGGAATCCAGAGAGTTAGCAGTCTGTGGTCAGCTCACCTTCTTAGACATCAGCAACAATAGAATTGATAACCTTGTG AGTTTGAACTGTCTCCAGTGTTTGGAGGAACTCTATGCCTCAGAGAACAGACTTCAAAGAGTTACTGACCTCAGTAGATGTAAGAAG CTTCAGGAAGTTGATCTGTCAAACAACAAATTAACAGATATATCAGGACTGAAAGGGCTTCCTAATATTACA ACTCTGAATTTAAGCAATAATTGTCTTTCAAATGAAAGTGTCAAAGCTGTCGGTAAACTTAA GTCATTGGAAGATTTGAATATCGCACATAATCAGATAGAATTGTTAGAGCCATTTATTTCAGCTATGCCATCCTTGCAAACACTCAATGTTATCAGTAATAGGATAAAACACTGGAAAGAGATT TGTTGTTTATCCAAGATGGCTACCCTGGTCGAATTGTTTGTCTCCAGCAATCCATTTGCAGCAGAAGGGGGAGAGAAACAGAG CTACCATCATGAGCTGCATCAGCTGTTACCAAGGCTAGAGATCTTAGATGGAGCCCTTATGAAGAGACTTCAACAGAAGTCAGCACCAGTAATGAGACCCATGTCTGTGTCTACAG TTGTTAGTAGTAGACAGGTTGAGAATCAAATCAGATCTACAGTACAAGAGATGTTGACATTTGAAAGCTCTTTAGCATCAAG GTTTGATAATGTGCGAATGTCAGTAAATTCCCTGCCTGCTGAACTTCCTAAGAAATCAGTGATGACATCATTTGATGGTGTTCCAATCCCTGGCACATCGGATGGAAGACCAGCTACAAGTAAATGCAGTGT GAGGTCAAGAATCAGAGATGCTCAAGATTTCGCGTCACAAAATTTTTGA